The following are encoded together in the Candidatus Omnitrophota bacterium genome:
- a CDS encoding NADH-quinone oxidoreductase subunit J, translating into MADFIFYFIALCGCVSAFMTVTARDIFHSAVWLALTLLSVSGFYFYIGAEFLGAVQILVYVGGIVTLFIYAIKLTADIGDKTIKQTNEQKGISFFISALIFAVLVFSIMKTPFLNIALSVVVSTAQIGRVLLTDYVLAFEILSFVLLIALMGAIIIARKEVK; encoded by the coding sequence GTGGCTGATTTTATTTTTTATTTTATTGCGCTTTGCGGCTGTGTTTCCGCTTTTATGACGGTGACCGCGCGGGATATTTTCCATAGCGCCGTTTGGCTGGCGCTGACACTTTTGAGTGTCAGTGGATTTTATTTTTATATCGGAGCCGAATTCTTAGGCGCTGTTCAAATTTTGGTCTATGTCGGTGGGATTGTGACTTTATTTATCTACGCCATTAAATTAACGGCGGATATCGGCGATAAAACGATCAAGCAGACCAATGAACAAAAGGGAATTTCTTTTTTTATCAGCGCTTTGATTTTCGCGGTCCTTGTTTTCAGCATTATGAAAACACCGTTTTTAAACATTGCGCTGTCAGTCGTTGTGAGCACCGCGCAAATCGGACGAGTACTTTTAACGGATTATGTTTTAGCTTTTGAAATACTATCTTTTGTTTTGTTGATCGCTTTGATGGGCGCGATCATTATAGCCAGAAAAGAAGTTAAATAA
- a CDS encoding ThiF family adenylyltransferase, protein MFSKEEQDAIEEFFKGTQNIAENTISGMFHLRSVPASPIQEITSGQVNIKIVTPAAYPQYESPQAFFVDEPLWIFPHVRMDDGKICPPDSRRWFENPTLRGFLEYLSEFLTKAAENNLEAKEDYYELPQFPVAKPFHLVFVERDPQSWISRTESVIGFFSYAVENQLIQIRRFNIDPKALNSDERCGIYIWYKKEPVLRYKRPPIYFRELAELLESEGLSFENLVREGIKLLPEKKFIVILGFPIKETNGGPFNDIHWQSFLLDISAYYQISRKQRKKNKKKKVDYNLAVSDYRKEVENTKVEYFKSHDCSLRFLYSRIGGQSSVNNCAVFGCGAIGSHLLVFLAKSGIARMIVCDHETIEAGNLCRHALHFSSVGKLKASEMGKVLKDINPWGDFSVALTDILNLTSDSKEMQQLLEYDLWIDAGLPVKASLYLVDLAKKHSKRMVSAFITNKAKYLIIAISGKNSSPDINEILTQMRIYMSNSDDSDLKGCLALLESPEKDIGIRPNTGCYFMTFEASEARMSATTSILYSCLNELCGDTFEKGRYLIYGYDDKHFTYKIILDSVV, encoded by the coding sequence ATGTTTAGCAAAGAGGAACAAGATGCGATTGAAGAATTTTTTAAAGGGACTCAGAATATTGCAGAAAATACTATTTCTGGAATGTTTCATCTCCGTTCAGTTCCTGCCAGTCCGATCCAAGAGATAACCAGCGGTCAAGTGAATATCAAAATTGTAACGCCCGCGGCTTATCCGCAATATGAAAGCCCTCAGGCTTTCTTTGTAGACGAGCCGTTGTGGATATTTCCACATGTGCGGATGGATGACGGGAAAATATGTCCTCCAGATAGTCGTAGATGGTTTGAGAATCCGACTTTAAGAGGATTTTTGGAATATCTAAGCGAATTTTTAACAAAGGCCGCTGAGAATAATTTAGAAGCAAAAGAAGATTATTATGAATTGCCGCAGTTCCCGGTTGCTAAGCCATTTCATTTGGTTTTTGTTGAGAGAGATCCGCAAAGTTGGATTTCTCGGACAGAATCTGTGATCGGTTTCTTCTCTTATGCTGTTGAGAACCAGTTAATTCAAATACGTAGGTTTAACATTGACCCAAAGGCCTTAAATTCTGATGAGAGATGCGGGATATATATTTGGTATAAGAAAGAGCCCGTGCTTAGATATAAAAGGCCGCCAATTTATTTTCGAGAACTGGCCGAGCTTTTGGAAAGCGAAGGGTTATCCTTCGAAAATTTGGTTAGGGAGGGGATAAAACTATTACCAGAGAAGAAATTCATTGTTATCTTGGGGTTCCCGATTAAGGAAACCAATGGTGGCCCGTTTAATGATATACACTGGCAATCTTTTTTGTTAGATATCTCTGCTTACTATCAAATTTCGAGAAAGCAGAGGAAGAAAAATAAGAAAAAGAAGGTCGATTATAACCTTGCAGTGAGTGATTATAGAAAAGAAGTTGAGAATACAAAGGTCGAATATTTTAAATCACACGATTGTTCCCTTAGGTTTTTATACAGTAGAATTGGAGGGCAGTCCTCGGTAAATAATTGTGCTGTTTTTGGTTGCGGTGCAATTGGCAGTCATCTTTTAGTATTTTTGGCTAAATCTGGTATCGCAAGAATGATCGTATGTGATCATGAAACAATCGAAGCTGGCAATTTATGCAGGCATGCCTTACATTTCAGCAGTGTTGGAAAACTTAAGGCATCTGAAATGGGCAAGGTGTTAAAAGATATTAATCCGTGGGGAGATTTCTCGGTTGCCTTGACAGATATTCTTAATCTGACATCAGATTCAAAAGAAATGCAACAGCTTTTGGAGTATGACCTGTGGATTGATGCCGGATTGCCGGTAAAAGCATCCCTGTATTTGGTGGATCTTGCCAAAAAACATTCGAAACGGATGGTTTCGGCTTTTATTACAAATAAAGCAAAATATTTAATTATTGCGATATCGGGAAAGAATTCTTCACCTGATATTAATGAAATATTGACGCAGATGCGGATTTATATGAGCAATAGCGATGATAGCGATCTCAAAGGGTGTCTTGCTTTGCTCGAATCCCCTGAAAAAGATATAGGAATTAGGCCGAATACAGGATGTTATTTTATGACATTTGAGGCTTCGGAAGCAAGAATGTCCGCGACAACATCCATATTGTATTCTTGTTTAAATGAGTTGTGTGGGGATACTTTTGAGAAGGGTCGGTATTTAATCTATGGTTATGATGATAAGCATTTTACTTATAAGATAATTTTGGATTCCGTAGTATGA
- a CDS encoding NADH-quinone oxidoreductase subunit C — protein sequence MDLAPLTQIVRGKFPDSIVEEQSTALVIKKEFLLKIAEFLKGEELLFENMHCISGVDRKDKIEVVYHLYSFKNRFMLTLKVFLPRENPEVETLTKFWRSADWLEREVFDLFGVKFLNHPDPRRILNPDEWTYYPLRKDFTHPEFFPKAETQGLKG from the coding sequence ATGGATCTTGCGCCATTAACTCAAATTGTCCGCGGAAAATTTCCCGATTCAATCGTTGAAGAACAATCCACAGCCCTTGTCATCAAAAAGGAATTTTTGCTGAAAATTGCCGAATTCCTTAAAGGGGAAGAACTGTTATTTGAAAATATGCATTGCATTTCCGGCGTTGACCGCAAAGACAAAATTGAAGTTGTTTATCATCTGTATTCCTTTAAAAATCGATTTATGCTTACACTCAAGGTTTTTCTTCCGCGGGAAAACCCCGAAGTAGAAACTTTAACAAAGTTTTGGCGCTCAGCCGATTGGTTGGAGCGGGAAGTTTTTGATCTATTCGGTGTGAAATTCTTAAATCATCCGGATCCGCGCCGCATTCTTAATCCGGATGAATGGACGTATTATCCTTTAAGAAAAGATTTTACGCATCCCGAATTTTTTCCAAAGGCAGAAACACAAGGGCTTAAAGGGTAA
- a CDS encoding 4Fe-4S binding protein: MFLRLKFFVLSFVSILIGLKVTMRNIFAPAVTLQYPKEKRPMAENFRGMVDLIPEDCVVCYMCIKICPVAALDLTHKQSLTADNKKKLDITKFTFNGELCCFCGLCEEICPTDAIYLNKMYEVSVFSHDDVNNIDLMNAEKYKHLDKYDLTKYTKKG; the protein is encoded by the coding sequence ATGTTTTTGCGTCTTAAATTTTTTGTTTTAAGTTTTGTCAGCATCTTGATCGGGCTTAAAGTTACGATGCGTAATATTTTTGCTCCGGCGGTGACTTTGCAGTATCCGAAAGAAAAAAGGCCGATGGCGGAAAATTTCCGCGGCATGGTTGACCTTATTCCGGAAGATTGCGTTGTTTGTTATATGTGTATTAAGATCTGCCCGGTGGCCGCGCTTGATCTTACGCACAAACAAAGCTTAACGGCGGATAATAAAAAGAAATTGGATATTACCAAATTTACGTTTAACGGAGAACTTTGCTGTTTTTGCGGGCTGTGCGAAGAGATTTGCCCGACGGACGCGATCTATTTAAATAAGATGTATGAGGTTTCTGTTTTCTCACATGATGATGTTAATAATATTGACTTGATGAACGCGGAAAAATATAAGCATCTAGACAAGTACGATCTTACTAAATATACAAAGAAGGGTTAA
- the ndhC gene encoding NADH-quinone oxidoreductase subunit A, with product MLPDYIYIIFYLILGVVFIAAAFVASWFLRPRLGVEAVKNSPYECGEIVKGNSRIQFNVRYYLFALIFVIFDVEVLFVIPWAVVFKQLGMIAYVEMMIFILILTLGLVYAWKKGALEWQ from the coding sequence ATGCTTCCAGACTACATTTACATCATATTTTACCTTATCCTCGGCGTTGTCTTCATCGCCGCGGCCTTTGTGGCGTCTTGGTTTCTGCGCCCCAGGCTTGGGGTTGAGGCGGTCAAGAATTCTCCTTATGAATGCGGAGAGATCGTTAAAGGCAACTCCCGGATCCAATTCAATGTCCGCTATTACCTGTTCGCTTTGATTTTCGTGATTTTTGACGTGGAAGTCTTATTTGTTATTCCCTGGGCGGTTGTTTTTAAGCAATTAGGAATGATCGCCTACGTTGAGATGATGATCTTTATTTTGATCCTGACCCTAGGATTAGTGTACGCCTGGAAGAAAGGAGCCCTCGAATGGCAATAA
- a CDS encoding MBL fold metallo-hydrolase, protein MANKAKFTFFNVGQGDATLLELPSGQYMLIDNKGGGKVDVRKYLKTILPKKDDKYFLNYFMLTHAHVDHVGSVNELFDDFEIGEIWYTGFEFKKKEEKDLPEQYKQFLKKIKEREKKYSDKDIAVENDLINLQIGDVKFEFMAPPTREVWDKLKESKEIKSYLQRLEESVEESAKKSLSDLIHVGSIICRITYMNSSVLITGDGELLTWKYWIMPKFSRSCFSKLLHASHHGSKGFFISQFDCAKDETFDENTDGCYTDGLLSISPSIVVVTNKTKPGDKDHESPPNEYALKLYASFKNVNRTLKFTSDGSIQYVIPDEQISALNIDSDKRFAVDSSSEKASTTFEKPRSPAVLFPNRFG, encoded by the coding sequence ATGGCAAATAAAGCGAAATTCACTTTTTTCAATGTCGGTCAGGGCGATGCAACCTTGTTGGAGTTGCCATCGGGACAATATATGCTCATTGACAACAAGGGAGGAGGAAAAGTTGATGTACGAAAGTATTTAAAGACTATTCTCCCCAAAAAGGACGATAAATATTTTTTGAATTATTTTATGCTAACGCATGCCCATGTGGATCATGTGGGGTCTGTTAATGAATTGTTTGATGATTTTGAAATAGGGGAAATTTGGTATACAGGGTTTGAATTTAAGAAGAAGGAAGAAAAAGATTTGCCCGAGCAGTATAAGCAGTTTTTAAAGAAAATTAAGGAGCGCGAGAAAAAGTATTCGGATAAGGATATCGCCGTAGAGAATGATTTGATTAATTTGCAGATAGGTGATGTCAAATTTGAATTCATGGCGCCTCCAACGCGTGAGGTATGGGATAAGCTTAAAGAGTCAAAAGAAATTAAATCTTATTTGCAGAGGTTAGAAGAAAGTGTTGAAGAGAGTGCCAAAAAATCACTATCTGATCTTATTCATGTGGGTTCAATTATTTGTCGAATAACCTACATGAATTCAAGTGTTTTGATTACGGGGGACGGGGAGTTATTGACGTGGAAGTATTGGATTATGCCGAAGTTTTCGCGCAGTTGCTTTTCGAAATTGCTCCATGCGTCCCATCATGGTTCAAAAGGATTTTTTATCTCTCAGTTTGATTGTGCTAAAGATGAAACTTTTGATGAAAATACCGATGGGTGCTATACCGATGGCTTGCTGTCAATCTCCCCATCAATTGTTGTTGTGACAAATAAGACTAAACCCGGAGATAAAGATCACGAGAGCCCGCCCAATGAATATGCATTGAAACTTTATGCATCGTTCAAGAATGTGAACAGAACTCTTAAGTTTACGAGTGACGGTTCTATCCAATATGTTATTCCGGATGAGCAGATTAGTGCATTAAATATTGATTCTGATAAAAGGTTTGCGGTGGACTCTTCGTCGGAAAAAGCTTCTACAACTTTTGAGAAACCGAGAAGCCCGGCCGTACTATTCCCCAATCGATTCGGATAG
- a CDS encoding NADH-quinone oxidoreductase subunit B family protein, with the protein MEKFPGGEVIMTKTEDLFKWARGSSIWPLTFGLSCCAIEMMATGASRFDIDRLGSGVFRASPRQCDVMIVAGTICVKMGDCMKKLYAQMPEPKYVIAMGNCAVGGGIFYHDTYSVVQGTERLGIPVDVHVIGCPPRPENLLNSILLLKQKIESPEGYKHPPLNPANPNIGGGLLNKENPSDKKEEKAS; encoded by the coding sequence ATGGAAAAATTTCCCGGTGGAGAAGTTATAATGACGAAAACCGAAGACCTTTTTAAATGGGCCAGAGGGTCTTCGATTTGGCCGCTCACCTTTGGGCTTTCTTGCTGTGCGATTGAAATGATGGCTACGGGTGCCTCTCGTTTTGACATTGATCGCTTAGGCTCAGGTGTGTTTCGCGCAAGTCCCCGTCAGTGCGACGTGATGATCGTTGCCGGAACCATTTGCGTTAAAATGGGCGATTGTATGAAAAAGCTCTACGCCCAAATGCCCGAGCCCAAATACGTGATCGCCATGGGCAACTGCGCCGTCGGAGGAGGGATTTTTTATCACGATACGTATTCCGTGGTGCAGGGAACCGAACGATTAGGGATTCCGGTGGATGTGCACGTGATCGGTTGTCCGCCGCGCCCCGAAAACCTCTTAAACAGCATTTTATTACTTAAACAAAAGATTGAAAGTCCCGAAGGATATAAACATCCTCCTTTAAATCCTGCTAATCCGAATATTGGCGGAGGATTGTTAAATAAGGAAAATCCTTCCGATAAAAAAGAAGAGAAGGCCTCTTAA
- a CDS encoding lipocalin family protein, translated as MRKLLVLLFLLFIFGCAQPLPRLKTVDHVDIKRYMGPWYVIACIPTFIETKAYNAIEEYQINADGTINTIFTFHQGGFDGPLKKYNPRGFIVDKVNNSTWGMQFVWPFKAEFLITYLTPDYSQTVIGRNKRDYVWIQARAPQIPEQDYQRLLSILKEQGYDITKIRKVPQRWGDKE; from the coding sequence ATGAGGAAATTGCTAGTGTTGCTATTTTTATTGTTTATATTTGGTTGTGCTCAACCACTGCCTCGTTTAAAGACTGTGGATCACGTTGATATCAAGCGCTATATGGGGCCTTGGTATGTTATTGCGTGTATCCCGACTTTTATTGAAACAAAAGCCTATAATGCAATTGAAGAGTATCAAATCAACGCTGATGGCACCATCAACACGATTTTTACATTTCACCAAGGTGGATTTGATGGACCGCTTAAGAAATACAATCCCCGTGGATTCATTGTTGATAAAGTCAACAACTCAACCTGGGGCATGCAGTTTGTCTGGCCGTTTAAAGCTGAGTTTCTGATAACATATCTAACGCCGGATTATAGCCAGACCGTGATCGGGCGCAATAAGCGCGATTATGTTTGGATCCAGGCGCGAGCGCCTCAAATTCCGGAACAAGATTATCAGCGCTTACTGAGCATTCTAAAAGAGCAAGGATATGATATTACCAAAATTCGCAAAGTACCTCAACGCTGGGGCGATAAGGAATGA
- the nuoK gene encoding NADH-quinone oxidoreductase subunit NuoK — protein MVHIKEILIFSSILFVIGIYGALTRRNTFGILMSIELILNSCCLNFVAFMRYHQSPYFASPLSGEVFVLFIIAIAAAEVAVGLALLLGIYRHCKSIASDHINLMKG, from the coding sequence ATGGTCCATATTAAAGAAATTTTAATTTTTTCCAGCATCTTGTTCGTCATCGGTATTTATGGCGCCTTAACACGGCGAAATACGTTCGGTATTTTGATGTCTATTGAACTTATCTTAAATAGCTGTTGTTTGAATTTTGTGGCGTTTATGCGCTATCATCAGTCGCCTTATTTTGCGTCTCCTTTATCGGGAGAAGTTTTTGTCCTTTTTATTATCGCCATCGCGGCGGCGGAAGTGGCGGTGGGTTTGGCGCTTCTTTTAGGTATTTATCGTCATTGTAAAAGCATTGCCAGTGATCATATCAATCTGATGAAAGGGTAA
- the nuoH gene encoding NADH-quinone oxidoreductase subunit NuoH translates to MIDQTSALFTMILGGSVILGFVAISAMFLVWWERKVSAVIQNRLGPMVVGWHGSLQTAADMLKLLLKENIVPSGVDKFSWWLAPFFVTVPPIMALVTVPFSDVLIARDLNVGVLFLTSVTSVCVLGIFMAGWGSNNKYSLLGGMRSAAQIISYEVPLLLSIVVVVMETGTLSMQEIVRAQEHSWLILKPNMAIAALIYFISSTAEVNRVPFDIPEAESELGAGYHTEYTGMKFAMFFLAEYTNLFIISAVLAVLFLGGWQGPVLPPLAWFLIKTYGIIFVSMWVRWTLPRVRMDQMMAFAWKFLTPIALANIVVSGWLMLK, encoded by the coding sequence ATGATCGATCAAACATCAGCGCTTTTTACGATGATTTTAGGCGGGTCGGTTATTTTAGGCTTCGTGGCGATTTCCGCGATGTTTTTGGTTTGGTGGGAAAGAAAAGTTTCAGCCGTTATTCAAAACCGTTTGGGGCCGATGGTGGTTGGCTGGCACGGGTCGCTTCAAACTGCCGCCGATATGCTCAAACTTTTGTTAAAAGAGAATATTGTTCCGTCGGGAGTTGACAAATTTTCCTGGTGGCTGGCGCCGTTTTTTGTGACGGTTCCGCCCATTATGGCTTTGGTCACGGTTCCGTTTAGCGATGTGCTGATCGCGCGCGATCTTAACGTCGGAGTTTTATTCTTAACATCCGTGACTTCTGTTTGCGTTTTAGGAATTTTCATGGCCGGATGGGGCTCAAATAATAAATATTCGCTTTTAGGCGGCATGCGTTCGGCGGCGCAAATTATCAGCTATGAAGTTCCACTGCTTCTTTCAATTGTGGTGGTGGTGATGGAAACCGGAACGCTTTCCATGCAGGAAATCGTCCGCGCTCAAGAACATTCCTGGCTTATTTTAAAACCTAATATGGCCATCGCTGCCCTGATCTATTTTATTTCTTCCACGGCGGAAGTGAACCGTGTGCCTTTCGATATTCCGGAAGCGGAATCGGAATTGGGAGCAGGGTATCACACCGAATATACAGGAATGAAATTCGCCATGTTCTTCTTGGCGGAATACACCAATCTTTTTATTATCTCGGCGGTGTTGGCTGTTCTATTTTTAGGCGGCTGGCAAGGCCCGGTATTGCCGCCTTTGGCATGGTTTCTCATCAAAACATACGGCATTATTTTTGTTTCGATGTGGGTTCGATGGACTTTACCGCGAGTGCGGATGGACCAAATGATGGCGTTTGCCTGGAAATTCTTAACGCCGATCGCATTAGCGAATATTGTGGTGAGCGGTTGGCTCATGTTAAAGTAA
- a CDS encoding nucleoside deaminase, translating into MDHFIEEAIKEAQIGLSEGGIPIGAVLVHQDKIIGRGHNRRIQKNSAILHGETDALENAGRQKASIYRDCVMYTTLSPCIMCSGTILLYGIRQVVVGENRNFLGAEDLLRQNGVMVDVLQNDRCIKMMESFIKEKPMLWNEDIGK; encoded by the coding sequence ATGGATCACTTCATAGAAGAAGCAATAAAAGAAGCGCAGATCGGTTTATCCGAAGGTGGTATTCCGATCGGAGCTGTGCTTGTCCATCAGGATAAGATCATTGGGCGGGGCCATAATCGCCGGATACAAAAAAATAGCGCTATTCTTCATGGCGAAACAGATGCCCTTGAGAATGCGGGCCGTCAGAAAGCAAGTATTTATCGAGACTGCGTTATGTACACAACTCTTTCTCCGTGCATTATGTGTTCGGGGACAATTCTTCTGTACGGTATCCGTCAAGTTGTTGTTGGGGAAAATAGGAATTTCCTTGGGGCTGAAGACTTATTGAGGCAAAACGGAGTTATGGTTGATGTTTTGCAAAATGATAGATGTATTAAGATGATGGAATCGTTCATCAAAGAAAAGCCGATGCTTTGGAATGAAGATATCGGTAAATAA
- a CDS encoding Fic family protein, with translation MKYIHQLDNWPAFIWDHKEIASILGTVRNRQGRLIGRMEALGFSLRSEAILQTLTLDVLKSSEIEGEILDPAKVRSSIARRLGMDIGGLVPSDRHVDGVVEMMLDATQNFDKPLTQDRMFGWHASLFPTGRSGMHKITVGAWRDDSHGPMRVVSGPVGREKVHYEAPEASRLKSEMKDFLSWFNGSASLTTGGTKDLDPVLKAGIAHLWFVTLHPFDDGNGRIARAIADMQLARADGSRERFYSMSNQIRHERNEYYDVLEKTQKSIHITKEGIDITAWLVWFLNCLSRALDTTESTLSGVFKKARFWDSLPVESINERQKMIINKLFDGFEGKLTTSKWAKITKCSQDTAHRDILDLVERGILVKDPAGGRSTSYSLKEA, from the coding sequence ATGAAATATATCCACCAATTAGATAACTGGCCAGCTTTCATATGGGATCATAAAGAGATTGCATCCATACTAGGGACTGTGCGCAATCGACAGGGACGTTTGATCGGCCGTATGGAAGCATTGGGTTTTTCTTTGCGTTCAGAGGCAATTTTACAGACACTTACTCTTGATGTTTTAAAAAGCAGTGAAATCGAAGGGGAGATCCTTGATCCTGCCAAAGTGCGATCATCCATTGCGCGAAGATTGGGCATGGATATTGGCGGACTTGTGCCTTCCGATCGTCATGTGGATGGTGTGGTGGAAATGATGCTCGATGCCACACAGAATTTTGATAAGCCCCTTACTCAAGATCGAATGTTTGGCTGGCATGCCAGTTTGTTCCCGACCGGACGTAGCGGAATGCATAAAATTACTGTTGGCGCTTGGCGCGACGATAGCCATGGCCCCATGAGAGTTGTATCCGGTCCTGTTGGCCGTGAGAAGGTGCATTATGAAGCGCCGGAAGCCAGTCGTCTCAAAAGTGAAATGAAGGATTTTTTGAGCTGGTTTAATGGTTCGGCTTCGCTCACCACAGGTGGAACGAAGGATTTAGATCCTGTGCTCAAAGCAGGTATTGCACATTTGTGGTTCGTGACGCTTCATCCCTTTGATGATGGCAATGGGCGTATCGCCCGGGCGATTGCTGATATGCAGCTGGCGCGTGCCGACGGTAGTCGGGAACGTTTTTACAGCATGTCGAATCAGATTCGTCATGAAAGAAATGAATATTATGATGTCCTTGAAAAGACACAGAAAAGTATCCATATCACAAAAGAGGGGATTGATATCACGGCGTGGCTGGTGTGGTTTCTGAACTGTTTGAGTCGGGCGCTGGATACAACTGAAAGTACATTGTCCGGTGTGTTCAAGAAAGCCCGTTTTTGGGATTCTCTTCCTGTCGAATCCATTAACGAACGGCAGAAAATGATCATCAACAAGTTGTTTGACGGCTTTGAAGGTAAACTCACCACTTCAAAATGGGCGAAGATCACAAAGTGTTCGCAGGACACCGCTCATCGGGACATTCTTGATCTTGTTGAGAGAGGTATTCTCGTTAAGGATCCCGCTGGTGGACGCAGTACGAGCTATTCGTTGAAAGAGGCGTGA
- a CDS encoding Mov34/MPN/PAD-1 family protein, protein MKNWIDHKYDLSVIMPDSIWQKMARLCEESYPNECGGILIGEYSDDLKKAKVKDIMISKGNSGKRMSFLREAKEANSFLKKLWRIASGTKYFIGEWHSHPNGAGYPSITDDAAMFQVAKRDQCACKRPVLIILNGGPKVWKSEKCWVYLMEDERIELIAITEGISGIV, encoded by the coding sequence ATGAAAAATTGGATTGATCATAAATATGATTTATCGGTGATTATGCCGGATTCGATTTGGCAGAAGATGGCACGCTTATGTGAAGAATCTTATCCAAATGAATGCGGTGGGATATTGATTGGTGAGTATTCCGATGATTTGAAGAAGGCTAAGGTTAAAGATATCATGATCTCAAAGGGTAATTCTGGGAAAAGAATGAGTTTCTTGAGAGAGGCGAAAGAGGCGAATAGTTTTTTGAAGAAACTGTGGCGTATAGCATCAGGCACTAAGTATTTTATCGGTGAATGGCATTCACACCCTAATGGTGCCGGATATCCTAGCATTACTGATGATGCCGCTATGTTTCAGGTTGCAAAAAGAGATCAATGCGCTTGTAAGCGACCTGTGTTGATAATATTAAACGGTGGGCCTAAAGTTTGGAAATCGGAAAAATGTTGGGTATATCTTATGGAAGATGAAAGGATTGAATTAATTGCGATTACAGAAGGCATTTCAGGAATAGTTTGA
- a CDS encoding NADH-quinone oxidoreductase subunit D encodes MNEHSFDPKELKDEELIVNMGPQHPSTHGVLYLELKLNGEIVLDCRPHIGYLHRSCEKVAENRMYTAFIPFTDRLDYLASMNNNLGYVMAVEKSLNLTVNPRAQYLRVIIAELNRIGSHLVSTGTFAQDLGAYATALFYCFRDREKIVELFDTICGSRLTYNYMRIGGVQNDLPAGGDKIIKDFIKYERKKLDEYDQLLTYNAIFLARAKKVGVLSKEMAINYSVSGPILRAAGVKWDIRKEEPYLVYDKFDFDIPTGQNGDSWDRYKVRIEEMRQSLKIVEQAIGALPEGNPVAKVNKVHKPAAGETYLRTENPKGELGFYIVSDGSEKPYRLKIRSPSFSNLAVLPELIRGLNVSDAICVLGSMDFVMGEIDR; translated from the coding sequence ATGAACGAACATTCTTTTGATCCTAAAGAACTTAAAGACGAAGAACTCATCGTTAACATGGGGCCTCAGCACCCCTCCACGCATGGGGTTCTTTATCTGGAGTTAAAACTTAACGGTGAGATTGTTTTAGATTGCCGTCCGCATATTGGTTATCTTCATCGCAGCTGCGAAAAGGTGGCCGAAAACCGCATGTATACGGCGTTTATTCCGTTTACCGACCGCCTTGATTATTTAGCGTCGATGAATAATAATTTGGGATATGTGATGGCGGTGGAAAAAAGCCTTAACCTTACGGTTAATCCGCGCGCGCAATATCTTCGCGTGATCATCGCGGAATTAAACCGTATCGGAAGTCATTTGGTTTCGACCGGAACTTTTGCTCAAGATCTTGGCGCCTACGCAACGGCGCTTTTTTATTGCTTCCGCGACCGCGAAAAGATCGTGGAATTATTCGATACCATTTGCGGAAGCCGTCTTACCTATAATTATATGCGCATTGGCGGCGTTCAAAATGATCTGCCTGCCGGCGGAGATAAGATCATCAAGGATTTTATTAAATATGAACGCAAAAAGTTGGATGAATATGATCAGCTTTTAACTTATAACGCGATTTTCTTAGCTCGGGCGAAAAAGGTTGGCGTTCTTTCAAAAGAAATGGCTATTAACTATAGCGTTTCCGGGCCTATTTTGCGCGCGGCGGGTGTTAAGTGGGACATTAGAAAAGAAGAACCGTACCTTGTTTATGATAAATTTGATTTTGATATTCCCACCGGACAAAACGGCGATTCGTGGGATCGATATAAGGTAAGAATTGAAGAAATGCGCCAAAGTTTAAAGATCGTTGAGCAGGCTATTGGTGCTTTGCCCGAAGGAAATCCTGTGGCTAAGGTCAATAAGGTTCATAAACCGGCCGCCGGAGAAACATATTTGCGAACAGAAAATCCCAAAGGCGAATTAGGTTTCTATATTGTGAGCGACGGATCGGAAAAGCCTTATCGGCTTAAAATACGCTCTCCATCTTTTTCTAATTTGGCGGTACTTCCTGAGCTTATTCGCGGGCTCAATGTTTCGGATGCGATTTGCGTTTTGGGAAGCATGGACTTTGTCATGGGGGAAATTGACCGATGA